A window from Aliamphritea hakodatensis encodes these proteins:
- a CDS encoding ATP-binding protein encodes MRALPDLIRQLLRYPKDHPLGYRIMQYVSACSFVFILLSTAVQLTIDYQREFRVLNQQLEVIRDSYLASLAKSLWDIDQAQIELQLQGIENLPDISRLELRLPTAATEHTVPGPQKHMQRFELIHTTANGQQRNLGQLDVHIDIQGIYNRIYAKGFTILLNQTLLVLLIVLVILIIFHRQITRHLEAMATYSRKVGAGQLEDSLRLNRHKPQHRDELDQLVSALNDMRQAIQQDRQRRDQEQQELRYNRDQLQSMVEQRTESLRRAKEAAEEANAAKTRFLATISHEIRTPMNGMLGMIQLLESTPLNNSQYKQVQVLHDATDALLETFNQVLEYGRLVEGAHQVEQKPFILQSMLENLISLFEPGARDKGLSIELNYPSTLAPAYFAAHSSLRQILNNLLANAIKFTHEGKITLTVSQLAGTAEQHTLRFSIRDTGVGIPQPLQEKIFERFTQADESITRRFGGTGLGLAICKELAQQLHAKIGMQSETGQGSCFWLEVKLPVSSSLAAPASDLTPDRSAPPPTQPELNILLVEDVQINQDVVLGLLAPFNHRISIASDGEQALTLCKQQSFDLILMDMHLPGRSGLEISQLIRNDPLYQHQTIHIIALTASVRQEDLHTYRSLGIDTVIAKPVNRDQLLHAISHSAGSNTDALPPATPPAPEAQPAPFLDENLIRMHEDMLGTEKVTNLMKGFVNSCDELWPAIRQSLAENDLHHAEQQLHKLAGACDTLGFRATGTLLRHTEQQLADAALNGKAPDTDTLLQQLHSGIEASRQIALHWPGQQRNHD; translated from the coding sequence ATGCGCGCCCTGCCTGATCTTATCCGCCAACTGCTTCGTTATCCAAAGGACCATCCTCTGGGTTACCGGATCATGCAATATGTCAGCGCCTGCAGCTTTGTATTCATTCTGCTTTCCACGGCCGTGCAGCTAACCATCGACTATCAGCGGGAGTTCAGGGTTCTGAACCAACAACTGGAAGTGATTCGCGACAGCTATCTGGCCAGCCTGGCAAAAAGCCTCTGGGATATCGATCAGGCCCAGATCGAACTGCAGTTACAGGGAATCGAAAACCTGCCGGATATCAGCAGGCTTGAACTCCGCCTTCCCACCGCAGCGACTGAACATACGGTGCCCGGCCCGCAAAAACATATGCAACGGTTCGAACTTATCCATACCACCGCCAACGGTCAGCAAAGAAATCTCGGACAACTGGATGTCCACATTGATATTCAGGGTATTTATAACCGTATCTATGCAAAGGGCTTCACTATACTGCTGAACCAGACACTCCTTGTATTGCTAATCGTACTGGTCATCCTGATCATTTTTCACCGCCAGATCACCCGACACCTGGAAGCCATGGCGACCTACAGCCGGAAAGTGGGCGCCGGACAACTTGAGGACAGCCTTCGCCTCAACCGGCACAAACCCCAGCACCGGGATGAACTGGATCAGCTGGTCAGCGCCCTGAATGACATGCGCCAGGCCATCCAGCAGGACCGCCAGCGCCGGGATCAGGAACAACAGGAGCTGCGTTACAACCGTGACCAGCTACAATCCATGGTGGAGCAGCGGACTGAAAGCCTGCGCCGCGCCAAAGAAGCCGCCGAAGAAGCCAATGCCGCCAAAACCCGGTTTCTGGCAACCATCAGCCATGAAATCCGCACGCCGATGAACGGCATGCTGGGTATGATTCAGCTGCTGGAAAGCACCCCGCTGAATAACAGCCAGTATAAACAGGTGCAGGTCCTTCATGACGCCACCGACGCCCTTCTGGAAACCTTCAATCAGGTACTGGAATACGGCAGACTGGTAGAAGGCGCACATCAGGTAGAACAGAAACCCTTTATTCTGCAATCCATGCTGGAAAACCTGATCAGTCTGTTTGAGCCCGGCGCCCGGGACAAAGGTCTGAGTATTGAGCTGAATTATCCGTCCACTCTGGCGCCAGCCTATTTCGCCGCTCACAGCAGCCTGCGGCAAATACTGAATAACCTGCTGGCCAATGCCATCAAGTTTACCCACGAAGGAAAAATCACTCTGACCGTATCTCAGTTAGCAGGGACCGCTGAACAGCACACACTTCGCTTCAGTATCCGCGATACCGGCGTTGGCATTCCCCAGCCCCTGCAGGAAAAAATATTTGAACGCTTTACCCAGGCCGATGAAAGCATTACCCGCCGCTTTGGCGGCACCGGCCTGGGGCTGGCCATCTGTAAAGAACTGGCCCAGCAACTACACGCAAAAATCGGTATGCAAAGCGAAACCGGTCAGGGCAGCTGTTTCTGGCTGGAGGTAAAACTGCCGGTCAGCAGCTCTCTCGCTGCCCCGGCTTCAGACTTGACACCTGACAGATCAGCACCACCGCCAACCCAGCCTGAACTGAATATATTACTGGTTGAAGACGTACAGATTAATCAGGATGTTGTGCTGGGACTGCTGGCACCTTTTAATCACCGGATCAGCATTGCCAGTGACGGCGAACAGGCACTGACGCTTTGCAAACAGCAGAGTTTCGACCTGATACTGATGGACATGCACCTCCCCGGCCGCAGCGGGCTGGAAATCAGCCAACTGATCCGTAATGACCCACTATACCAACACCAGACCATTCATATCATTGCCCTGACAGCCAGTGTACGTCAGGAAGATCTGCACACCTACCGGTCCCTGGGCATCGATACCGTGATCGCCAAACCGGTCAACAGAGACCAGCTACTGCACGCCATTTCGCACTCCGCCGGTAGCAACACTGATGCACTCCCTCCGGCCACACCACCGGCACCGGAGGCGCAGCCTGCCCCTTTCCTTGATGAAAACCTGATCCGCATGCATGAAGACATGCTTGGCACAGAAAAAGTCACAAACCTGATGAAAGGATTTGTAAACAGTTGCGATGAACTCTGGCCAGCCATTCGTCAAAGCCTGGCGGAAAACGATCTGCACCACGCTGAACAACAGCTTCACAAACTGGCCGGTGCCTGCGACACTCTCGGCTTTCGTGCCACGGGAACGCTGTTACGGCATACAGAGCAACAGCTGGCAGATGCGGCACTGAACGGCAAGGCACCGGACACAGACACGCTGCTTCAGCAATTGCACTCAGGCATTGAAGCAAGCCGGCAGATCGCCCTGCACTGGCCCGGGCAGCAAAGAAACCACGACTAA
- a CDS encoding substrate-binding periplasmic protein, with the protein MSRFFTGLLLISAVLANTVKADTPRPVLTACGHPFYPPVSWVSEGQLKGLAPQLTQQLFAELGYDVQLIADTNWKRCLLEARLGNIDIVVAAYRIASRESYLAFSDQYIIADEVRIFVNSNADAPITGMEDLPGKTVGLLLGDSFGDRFDAFLQSNSHIEYVSRNQQNFSKLASQRIDYMPIGWRSGMLQTRKLGFENRIMPLREKITSEYYYLALSKAGTLSQHLPFINRRLQELHKSNRIRNMIRSNSLEYLHNPL; encoded by the coding sequence GTGAGCCGTTTTTTTACCGGGCTCCTTCTGATCTCCGCGGTACTGGCAAACACAGTCAAAGCTGACACCCCGCGACCAGTGCTCACCGCTTGCGGGCATCCGTTCTACCCACCGGTATCCTGGGTCAGCGAAGGACAGCTAAAAGGTCTGGCCCCGCAACTCACTCAACAACTCTTTGCGGAACTTGGCTATGACGTACAGCTGATCGCCGACACCAACTGGAAACGCTGCCTGCTGGAAGCCCGCCTGGGCAATATTGACATTGTGGTTGCCGCCTACCGCATTGCCAGCCGGGAAAGCTATCTGGCATTCAGTGACCAGTACATCATTGCCGATGAAGTCCGGATTTTCGTAAACAGTAATGCTGACGCCCCGATTACCGGCATGGAAGACCTGCCGGGTAAAACAGTCGGCTTATTACTGGGAGACAGCTTCGGTGACCGCTTTGATGCTTTTCTGCAATCCAACAGCCATATCGAATATGTTTCAAGAAATCAGCAAAATTTCAGTAAACTGGCCAGCCAGCGTATCGATTACATGCCCATTGGCTGGCGCAGCGGCATGTTGCAAACCCGTAAACTGGGTTTTGAAAACCGCATCATGCCGCTACGGGAGAAAATCACCAGTGAATATTACTATCTGGCCCTGAGTAAAGCAGGCACCCTCAGCCAGCATCTGCCGTTTATTAACCGGCGTCTGCAGGAGCTGCATAAAAGCAACCGGATCCGGAATATGATTCGCAGTAACAGCCTTGAATACCTCCACAACCCTCTCTGA
- a CDS encoding response regulator, producing MNSDARILVVDDEPVTRECLTSYFETEGFRVFEAETAEQAESVLSEQTIDVVLLDIRLPGKDGLTLTRELRVHTEVGIILVTGRQDEVDRIIGLECGADEYVTKPFNPREILARTKNLVRRVRHCTEAKPTDALPNSFKTFERWKLNLDRRQLVDDQQQTTQLTEGEFQLLNTLMNHAGQIMSREQILEQIRNREWVPSDRTVDVLIGRLRRKLGDDPAQPKTILTVHGAGYLFTPKPADLS from the coding sequence ATGAACTCAGACGCCCGTATCCTGGTAGTCGACGATGAACCTGTCACCCGGGAATGCCTGACAAGCTATTTTGAAACCGAAGGCTTTCGTGTCTTTGAAGCTGAAACTGCTGAACAGGCGGAATCCGTACTCAGCGAACAAACCATAGATGTCGTACTGTTGGATATTCGCCTGCCCGGCAAAGACGGCCTCACCCTGACCCGGGAACTGCGGGTGCATACCGAAGTGGGGATCATTCTGGTGACTGGCCGACAAGACGAAGTAGACCGTATAATCGGCCTGGAATGCGGTGCTGATGAGTACGTCACCAAACCTTTTAACCCAAGGGAAATTCTCGCCCGCACCAAAAACCTGGTACGCCGGGTACGGCACTGCACAGAAGCCAAACCCACCGATGCTCTGCCCAACAGTTTTAAAACGTTCGAGCGCTGGAAGCTGAATCTGGATCGCCGCCAACTGGTAGATGACCAGCAACAAACCACCCAGCTTACCGAAGGCGAATTCCAGCTGCTGAACACGCTGATGAACCATGCCGGGCAGATCATGAGCCGTGAACAGATTCTGGAACAGATCCGGAACCGCGAATGGGTACCCAGTGACCGCACAGTTGATGTGCTGATCGGCCGCTTACGGCGAAAACTGGGCGATGATCCCGCTCAGCCAAAGACCATTCTTACCGTCCACGGTGCCGGCTACCTCTTCACCCCTAAACCAGCAGATTTATCGTGA